The sequence below is a genomic window from Anaerocolumna chitinilytica.
AATCCAGTAACTTCCTGTATAAGTAATTCTTATATCACCAATTATTGTATTTTTATATTTTAAGTGATATTATAAATAGTATGTAATAAGTAGTAAGTGATAAGTAAGCACCATATATTTACTATAAAATCATGGGCAATGGAGGATTTTAATGAATTTAACATTAGCAGAACGTTTTACACTTATAAGCTTTAACGGCAGAGAAAGTGAACACAGGGAAGCAGCGAAACAAAGCATATTAAAGATATTAGCTGTTGCTATCTACTTAGAAGAACACTACAACAGTACTTCTGATATATGGACTTTTAGTAAGGAAGCTATTAAGTCCGCCATTAAAGGTGCCAATAAAAAAACATTGGAACGTACCTACTTCGAACGCTTGCAAAATTACCAGTTGATATCAAAAGTAAATAGTTTACTGGGCTGTGACTTATATTACGATAAAAATATTCAATTAAAAGTCTATGTCAGCAATTCAAAAGAGTTTGATTGCCAACTAGATCAATTAAAAGCAGAATTTCTGGAAGAGGGGCCAATTACAGATGACAGCATTATACTGGTGTGGCTGCTCTTAGAGTCTTTAACTTTCTTCCAGGTCTTCTCCTGCTCAGAACAAGATAAGATTTTCAAGAAAATGACAAGACTCCGTGAGGAAAGTGAACTGGCCAAAAGACTCTATCCCATTGAACTGCGTTCCCTTTGGGGTACTCTATCAGCCGGCTTTCTCCTTATGAAAAGTCAAGCTGCTGCTACTGAAACGGGAAAAGGGTTGAACTATATCTTCCCGTTCTTTGAAAGGAAATATTCCGTATTTATCGATACAGAAAGTTACCTCCCCAATGCAGAAACACGGCTTAAGAATGTATTGGATAGAATAGCTGCTCAGGGGCATGTTTACGAAGTACTACGTGGGGGAGCTGTCCCAATTGTTAAAATAGATAATGTTAAATATGAGCTTCTTCCAAGTGCTGTCGGAAAATATCCGGTACACGGCGTAAGATTACGACTTTATAACCTGTAAGGAGTAAATATGTCCAGACAACGAACACTTGAAAAAATAGCGGATTCGGAATATGTAACAATTGGTGAATTAGCCCGTCTTTCGAATACCAGATACAGTACCCTCAAATTCTATACAGAGGAAGGGATGCTGCCCTTTGAACAGGCAGATACCAATCTTACCCGAAGATATAAAAGAGTAGAAGCCTTATGCCGTATTGAGGAAATCAGAGAGATGCGTCAAAGCGGTAAAACCATACCGGAGATTAAAGCACTTTACAATACAACCAGTTAATTCTTTGTAAATGATTTATTTTTTTATATTCTACTTTTTACCAATCTCCCATCTGTAATTACTGTACAGCCCCGCTCTCCTTCGTTTGCAGAATTACATTTTTGCTATTCGTAAGTCGGTCTAATGTTTCCTTATGGGGATGTCCATAGGAATTCATTAGGGTGACTATATTGGATACAAATTAGCGATAAACACGGTATTCTCTTAACGATGAACACGGACACGGTGCAACGATAATGCACCATGTCCGTGTCTATTTTTGTATCCGTAATCGTACTAATTTACCCTCTTTTACGACCAATCAATGATAATACAAGCATTGTTAGACCGAAACTGGCACCACAAGTCACAAATATCCAGTGCCAGGGAGTTTCACGTATTAATGCCCAAGTGCGAGGCCAGCTCCCCGTAAATATCAAACCAGCTGCAGTTTCCATCAGAATAAAGCCAACACACATCACGGTACCAAAAAAACAACCACCGAACAACCACAGCAATAACAGAATATGTCCGGCTTCAATGGGTAACGGATTATAAGACAAATATTTTTTTCGTTCCTTTTGAGTAAGCCTCGCACATTGAGCGACCCGAGATGCGATTTCCACAACCTTAAAGTTTTCCTCCTCTAAAGATAAGCCCTCCATTTCCCAGTAGGCTGTACTTAATACTACTCTTCCGCGTCTTCTATTCTTGTCAATAAAAAAACCGCTGTCAGCTGACAAAGTTGAAAAGAGGTCAATTTGCTCTCTTTTTAAAAATACAGTCCCGACGATACACTGTACTGATAATTCGCCATTTACATATTTCTCGTAGCAATCTATATAGCTTGCCATGTGTTTTTTATTCCATAAAGCAACCAATTGTCCGGCAATGTATAAATAGTGAAGACCTCTCAATGTAGACATTTTCCTGAAATACGGGTAATCGCCCTGAAAACCCTGAGACAGAAAAAATGTTGTAATATTTTCTCGCGTTTGCTCAGCAAAAAAATCGTTGCCACAGCTATTAATCTTATAAGGATATAGAGCGGTGGAGCTTTTTATTTCATTTAAGATCATACGATAGACTGGTTCTGCTCCAACGCGCACCATTACTTTTTTCAGTTTTTTCGAAATAGACTTTTCTTTTTTGCGATCGGCTAATCTCAAGTATTGTCTTGCCAACGAAACAATATTGCTTGCATTTGCCCTTTCAGCATAGGAGATAAAAATATCTGTGCCTGCTTTACTGCCGCCTGCATCTGTCATTATACCAAAAAATTGGGTCAGTAGCGCAAATTCCGCCAAAGGTAAGAGCCTCATTTCTTCCTCGCTCAAAAACTCCGTTCCAATCCGCTCCCTTTTACTTTTCATTTCACATAAAAAATTCGCGACCGCTCTCCATGGTTCATAACCGTAAATTATATTTTTTGTATAATTAAAGCATCTAATCTCAGCATTTACCGTTGAAAATTGCAACTTACAACATATCTGGTTTCCTGCTTCATTATCCTGAATAAATTCCAGGCAGTAACTATTTCCATCTTCGTACAATTCGAAAGCATATGGATACAAAGAAATATCGAAGCCTTTCGAAAATTTAGCATTATAAAAAAGTAGCCATTGCTCAAACGCTTCACTAGAATCTACGGATAAAGTTACCACACCGTCTTCATACTGGAATAAATCGAACCCAAACATATACTCACAATCAAGAATTTTTTTCAATGCTACTTTAATAGAATCATCTAATTTCTTATTATATTTTTCTAAGAATTTGTTATCGTAATAAATATATTCTTTCATTATTTTGCTCCACAGGTGGAAGACAACCTCTTCCATGTGAGATCATTTCCGGGAAGTAACTTCATGACTTCCCTATTTTAAATCTCTCCAGCTCTTTTAAGAAGTTTTCCTTTTCGTCGCTACTTTCAAATATCCGCACAGGAAAGATGTAAGCAACATGCGGGTTAATATAAATAAAGATATGCTGATCTGTTTCTAATATATTTTCAATTCGCTTACATTTAAACTCATTATTTTTTGTAAATTCAACTACTCCATCTTCAGTTATTTTAAATATATGTTTCCCAAAGTTATCATCAGCATTTCCTTCATTAAGTAACTTAGTAGTTCTATTAATAACTCTCCTTTTAACCTGTTTGGGATAAAAAATAGCCCATAATATATATACAATAGTGTATACAATATACCATTCCATTACTGATATATCACTTGTATTAGCAAATATTGGTGGAAAAATAAAAAATATTAATGGTGTAATAAATCTCCGTATCATCACAGATCGTTTTAAAGTAGGTGATGTATTAATATGGTTTAGGTTAAAATCAATATAGTCTTGCTTGTTTAATTCATATTCGTATGTCATTATCGCTCTCCATGATTGTGGGAATGTAGATACTGTTTTTAAAAAATGCTATAATAATTATGCTAATTCGTTATTTAAATAATTCAAATATTTTTGATTACTTCAAATCTAATAGATTACTTACAATTTCAAAAAGTAAAATATTGCTACGCAATACAGTGAATTATATTTATTTTAAATAATAGTCTTTATCTAAAAGCAAATCATCAATTTGGGGATTATGTTTACTTGTTCTCTCCCATTTAGCATTGTAATTATCTATATAGGCCTCCTTTGAACCGTCTGGATACCATGCATTCCAGACTACTTGGTTCTCGAATCTCTGCATGGGAATGATAGCTACAGTGATATCAAGGATTTGCTTATCATCTCCATGCGGTACAAATCGCACGCCAAAACTACGTGCATTCTGCTCATCATCAAGTTTTTTGCCTTTAAGGCCACCGTTAACTTTTTCGGGTATTTCAAATTCAGGACATTCAGCATAATAAGCAAATGTGCCGTCTTTTAGCTGCACTTTATTTAAATTTAAGGGAATACTTAATATCTCGTTCCAAGCTTTTTTGTTTTTAATATCGTAGTGATATAATTCGACATTTGAAAAAGTGATCATATCATCTTTTACATAGTTTCCGATAAAATAGACAGCAAGTCCTTTCGAAGCTTTTCCATGATTGATACATGACACAATGCTTGGGTGATCTACGAATGCCGGTGTCAGCGAATAGGTTTTATGTTGAAGATTCACTGGCTCATGATCGGCATTGGGAATATTTGATTCAGGCTTTGCAAAACTGAATTTATAAGTTACTACCACATCTTCGAGTTCGCTGAACAGAATGTTTAGATCTTGAGCATGAAAGCCAAGGAATTCTCCCATCGGAAGCAGAGCATCTTCAGCAAATACATATTTACGTTCGCAGATTTCTTTAAAAGATATATTCTTTGCCTTTTCAACCGCATAAGGTTCCCATGCAGAATAATTCACCACCGGTAAAGAAATATCGTCATATGGGTGACCAATGATTGCATAAGCATCAGGATTCTTCGCTGAGTTGATGAGGTGTAGTAGTAAAAAATCGCTGTCAAAACAGGAAGTGCACAAAGCTGGACTTTTGAATATTGTGGATAGCTGAACCCCATACTTATCCAGTGTATCAGGATCGCCGTCATAAGCATCAGAATACAATGTCATCCATTTGGAATTGATATCAACCTTAACGGCAAATGTCAATACTGCGTTCGTATTGTTTGGCAAAATTTCATATCCTTTTTCCTTCATTAATGCTTTTAGGCATTTTCTTATATAATCCTCTGAATAGTTTTTTTTATCTTTTATTATGCTTATGCTAATGAATGTGCTACCCATTAATATTCTCCTTGATTTTCCCAGCCTGCATGGCCTTAAACTAGCTTATTCTGAGCTTTATAGCATGTTTTCTGATTCAAGCCTTAATTTATAGAAATATTGTAACCACTCAGGCATAGCGGAAACAGTAATCTTTATTTTTTGTAGGGTTCTTTTGCCTATTCGTCTATCTAAAATAGCAAGCATTTTAACGAGAAGATCTTCCGAATTAAGTGAATCATGAATAGATTGTCCTAAATAGGCATCAACTGATCTTCCGAAATCATATGGTCTGAAATCTCCTCTTGCATGGTACTCTTGAATAACTTCCTCAGTGACTTGATACAAACTTTTGTCACAGTCTTCATATCGCTCATATGCATCTGTATATATTTTATTTTCGTTTTGAAATGGCATATTGACGACTTCTTGATTATCAACCAATACACAGATTCGACCTTTCTCATCATGTGCATGACGATATCGTGTAGCAAAATATCTAACACGTCCTTTTAACGAATCACAGAGAAAGTCATTCTCAAGGATATGACGTGTTTTAGTCCATGGAATTTTTATAGTAATCACCTCGTAAAATCTAAATAATATCCGTACACAGTCGCTTATTTTATTATTTTATAACATATATTATTAAAATACTAATGTTATATTCTTGAAACTGAACTAACACATTACATAGCAAATAGCACCTAGCAGATTGTTAGATGTTACTTTCTTTCATATGAAGGCAGCTTAAAAGAGAATCAGAATTTATCAAAGATATCAAAAAAATACTAATAATTTAAAGAGATTATGACCTCTTTATCTATTATATTCTAAAATCTTTATCGACCTCCCATCTGTAATTACTGTAACAGCCCCGCTCTCCTTCGTTTGCAGAATTACACTTTTGCTATTCGTAAGTCGGTCTATCGTTTCCTTATGGGGATGTCCATAGGAATTATCCACACCGCAGGAGATAATGGCAAGAGCAGGGGCTGCCGCATCCAGGAACTCATTGCCGGTTGAATATTTCGAACCGTGATGGGCTACCTTTAAGATATCATACCGAAGAGGTATTATTCCTCCTCTCCCCTTTTCCTCCTCTATCTCCTCTGTAACAATCTTCTCTCCCATTCCTTCCAAATCTCCGGTAAACAAAAGGTCAAAATCCAGATAATGAAGGCTTAACACAATAGAGTGACTATTGGTATCCGAAGCTTCTCCCGAAGCCTGAAGCAATTCTTTGTCCGGCCATAAACAATTTAGGTATACATTTGCATTCTTCATGGTATCCCCTCTGTTTAATACAGACACCTTGACTCCTTTCTCTTTCGCTGCCTTTATCAGATCAAGATAAGAATCCCCAGTGAAAGAAACATTGGGAAGTATCAGGTTTCTTATCCTGATATCTCCCTTATAATCCGCCTGCAGGAATTCAAGAATTCCGGAATAATGATCACTGTCACCATGAGTAATGACTGCATAATCAATATTCTTTACTCCTTTATACTTTAAAAATGGTTCCAATCGGTATTTTCCAAGATTCTTCACATCCGAACTGCCTCCGTCTATGAACATATTGGTACCATCCGGCAATTTTAAGAATATACCGTCTCCCTGCCCGACGTCCATAAAAGTTATCTCCAGATTCTTAGCCCTGAAAGGTACCAATAATATAACGATTGATAGTAAAAGTAATAAACTATTTCTTCTTCCTTTCTTCCTATTACATTGTACAAAGAAAAAAAGTATTATATAAAAGATTATTACAGCTAACAACTCCGGCTTTCCTATGAGAAGGCTGTTACCAGGAAGTTTTACACCTATTCTGCAAACCGCCTCGTAGAATTCCAGGATATAATTTACACTGCCAATCATGAAAGCTCCTGCCGGTATCCAGATGCAGCCGGCCAATACTGCAATAAACGCTAGTATTGTCAGTAAAGATGAGATGGGAATGATTAAAATATTAATAAACAGTGAATAGATGGGAATTTCATAGAAAAACCATACCAGAATCGGAAGAAGCATAAGCTGAGCGCTAAAACTTGAAAGAAATGTCTGCATTAGAATATTGCCTGTTGTACTGCATATTGATTCGAAATATCCCCTTTTCTTGGTATTTGTTTTCTGACTGTTAAACTTACCCTTTTGTTCCTGCTCACCTTTTTGCTCCTGCTCACCTTTTTGCTCCTGCTCACCTTTTTGCTCCTGCTTGCCTTTCTGCTCCTGCTTGCCTTTCTGCTCCTGCTTGCCTTTCTGTTCCTGCTCACCTTTCTGCTCCTGCTTGCCTTTCTGTTCCTGCTTACCTATCTGCTCCTGCTTACCTTTCTGTTCCTGCTCACCTTTTATTACAGATATAGCATTCTTTAATGCAGGATAAACTGCTGCAATCCCTATGACCGCGCCAAATGATAAAAGAAATCCGGCACTCATTATTTCAAGGGGGCTTTGCATCAGTATAATGAGTGCACTAAAAGCAGTACCTGAGAGCAAATCGTAAGTTCTTCCAGCCAGAACTGCTGCCATGTACACCGCCATCATAACAACCGCCCGATTCGTAGAGACACCAAAACCGGTTAATATGCCATAGGAATATAGGAAAAAGACTGTCACCGCTGTAGATGCAAACAGAGGGAGTCGAAGGCGCCGCAATATCTTATAAAGAGTAAGACCTAAGAGAGAAATATGTAAACCTGAGATAGCAAGAATATGAGTAATTCCGTTTTTTCGGTAAAGTTCTTTTATATCAGCATCCAGGTTATTTGTATCTCCTAACATCATAGCTGTTAGAATACCTGCATTTTTACCGGAAAGAAGTCTATCGTATATGGCAGTTAATCTTTTTCTGATTGTATATAGGGTTTGATGATAAGAATCGATATTAGAATTTATGACTGTTATAGAATCTGCATAGAATTTATAATGATATTTCTTTGTTTTATAATAGAAGTATTCGTCAAACTGACCTGGATTGGATGCTTTTGTGAACTTAATTACTTTTCCCGTTACCCTGACTGTATTACCAGTATATAGACCTTTTTTATCATCCACATAAACTAAAAGTTTAAGGCCTGAATAACTGGATTTATAATCTAGTGTAAGAGCAGCTCCTGTTATGGTAACTCTGATATAGTTATCCGTTTCCTCTATAAGGCTGATTTTCCCCTGGGCTGTGGCATTTTGTTTAAGCTTAAAATCTTTATCTGCCTTAGGAATCAAAAGTACATGTTCCAGCTGCAAGTACCCGACCAGGAACAAAACCGGCAGCAGCAGGAGAAAGAAATAATTTATAAGCCTGTATCTGCGCTTTGCAGGATATAATATCCAACCCATTACCCCAAGTAATACAATGATACTTATGAACACGCTAATAACAAATGGTAAGTTTGCCGCATAGATAGCAAGCCCTGCTATATATGCGGCAAGTAACCATAAAAAAGGTCTCTTTATCCCCATTATTATTTATCTCCGCTTATTAAATCCAGATTACGCTCAAATAGACCATCAAAGGGAATATCCTCTTGAAATGTCTTTTTGGTCGAGCCATCAATGGTAAACTGGACTTTGTTGATTGTTGAAAGTTCATCCAGGGAATTAACAACAGAATAAAGTACAACTTCCGGCTTCACACCTGACACTTTATTTAGGAATTTCTCATTGAAGTCAACATAACAGATTCCATCCTTGGTGGAGACCTTTAGCAGCTGCGTGCCGTCTGGAACACTTTTTTTCATATTAGCTTCCACCGGTCCGCTAATTAGTGCCCCTATAATTGTTTTTTCTATTGGCTGCATATTACCGTCGTAGGATACCTTTAAGTTACTTGGTACAAGTCTGTCTCCCTTTTCATTGGCATAATAAACTGTTATATAGACATCCTCCGCACTGCTGCCGTCAATAAAATCATCCGAATTCTTAAAACCTTCCGGATTTCCATTCAGGCCATTTAAAGGCTGTCCTCCTACATAAAAAGCAACATCATCCACCCCATCAATCTGGCAAAGGGTCTTTATAATACATGCTCTGGCCAATACTTCGGTCACTCCGGTAAGATTGCTGTATGCTGAATTAAAATAAAGACTCAGACCACTTTCACTAAATACTGCCTTTTCCACATAAGTTCCGTCCGGTATCGCTCTCTTTAGGGTAATATCATCAGGCTCTGTGGATAACGCTTGCAAATATTCTTTTACAAGCTTTTCTTTTGTCTTTTCTGTCGGTGTATATTTTACTTTCACTATTTGGGTTTCAGCCTGGTCAATACAATAGACAAAAGGACCTTTTTCATCTTTAGAAGAATCTTTTTGCTTTACGCTGCACCCTCCTATCACAAAAACACCAAACAGCAGCAAAAGAAAGGTTAGGGTAAGCTTTTTCTCTATTCTGTTTTCATGTAATTTCCGAATAAGCTCTTGCATTTTATCTATTACTTGCTGTGAAACACAGCATCCTCTCATTCATTATTGGCTGTAAGCCATGTATTTACAAAACAACACATGTCTGCAACGAGGATTTCGCAGTTATAAAAATGTGCGAATATTACTATGCAATATAGTTAATAGGTATACGAACTGTAAAAGTGGTTCCTTCGTTCTCTTTGCTGTATACTTTGATAGCTCCTTTATGCATATGAACAGCATTCTTCGTAATAGCAAGTCCAAGTCCGGTTCCTCCGGTTCCTCTGGAACGTGCCTTATCTACCCTGTAGAATCGATCAAAAATGGAATCCTGAGCTTCCTCCGGAATACCGATTCCGGAATCGGATACCTTAACATAAAAATACTTGTGGTCCGCATTTAAGGATACTCTAACCCACCCGTCCTCTACATTGTACTTGATCGCATTTTCAATGAGATTGGAAAATGCAAGAGAAAGTTTTACCTCATCAATCTCCGCTATAACCGGTCTGTAGCTTTCATATATCAATTCAATATTATTTTTTTTGGCTATGGGCCGCAGCCGCTTTAATACCAGCTCAAGTAAATCATTTATCTTAATAGAAGTAATATTCATATCGCTGGCTGCTTTATCAAGCTTCACCAAGGACAGCAAATCGTTAATAATTTTATTCTCTCTTTCAATCTCATCTGCAATGTCAACCAGGAATTCTTTATATAATTCGGAAGGAGCATTCTCCTGCATTAGAAGAGAATCGGCCAGTACTTTGACGGAAGTCAGAGGTGTCTTAAGCTCATGAGATACATTGGAGACGAATTCCTGCCTGGAATTCTCAAGATTCTTAATTCTGGTAAGCATCTGATTGAGTGAAACAGAAATTTGCTGTACTTCGTAAAAACCATCCACCTTAACTTCATCATCCATATAACCTTCTGTAAGATGCCCGATTGCTTTTTTCAAGTTAAGGAAAGGCTTGGTGAATACTCCGGAATAGAAAAAGGCATAAATAAATATCAATATAATGGTTGTAACAAATAAAACCGTTGTTTTTCTATAAAGTATCGTATAAGTGGTCTGAATGTTCTTCGTAGAAAAGTTCATAAGAATAACACCCACCGTATCTTTGGAAGAGGTATGGGTGATTGGAACAGTCATCTCAATATAGTTTGCATGATTTCCCTGGTATACATTATCGCCGCTTTTCAGGCATTTGATAACATCTTCGGA
It includes:
- a CDS encoding DUF3878 family protein, which produces MKEYIYYDNKFLEKYNKKLDDSIKVALKKILDCEYMFGFDLFQYEDGVVTLSVDSSEAFEQWLLFYNAKFSKGFDISLYPYAFELYEDGNSYCLEFIQDNEAGNQICCKLQFSTVNAEIRCFNYTKNIIYGYEPWRAVANFLCEMKSKRERIGTEFLSEEEMRLLPLAEFALLTQFFGIMTDAGGSKAGTDIFISYAERANASNIVSLARQYLRLADRKKEKSISKKLKKVMVRVGAEPVYRMILNEIKSSTALYPYKINSCGNDFFAEQTRENITTFFLSQGFQGDYPYFRKMSTLRGLHYLYIAGQLVALWNKKHMASYIDCYEKYVNGELSVQCIVGTVFLKREQIDLFSTLSADSGFFIDKNRRRGRVVLSTAYWEMEGLSLEEENFKVVEIASRVAQCARLTQKERKKYLSYNPLPIEAGHILLLLWLFGGCFFGTVMCVGFILMETAAGLIFTGSWPRTWALIRETPWHWIFVTCGASFGLTMLVLSLIGRKRG
- a CDS encoding HAMP domain-containing sensor histidine kinase, with product MYIQNGVLAIFSKIREKLWFLKSMRVHSLLALFIIGIIPLLFFSWEILNTYESTAISQKKAEMQSQGNSLANLLVSSGYLSDPTLEEVNTEITRIANMYEGRVLVIDSRLDILKDTYGIEDGNIIISEDVIKCLKSGDNVYQGNHANYIEMTVPITHTSSKDTVGVILMNFSTKNIQTTYTILYRKTTVLFVTTIILIFIYAFFYSGVFTKPFLNLKKAIGHLTEGYMDDEVKVDGFYEVQQISVSLNQMLTRIKNLENSRQEFVSNVSHELKTPLTSVKVLADSLLMQENAPSELYKEFLVDIADEIERENKIINDLLSLVKLDKAASDMNITSIKINDLLELVLKRLRPIAKKNNIELIYESYRPVIAEIDEVKLSLAFSNLIENAIKYNVEDGWVRVSLNADHKYFYVKVSDSGIGIPEEAQDSIFDRFYRVDKARSRGTGGTGLGLAITKNAVHMHKGAIKVYSKENEGTTFTVRIPINYIA
- a CDS encoding helix-turn-helix domain-containing protein, with amino-acid sequence MSRQRTLEKIADSEYVTIGELARLSNTRYSTLKFYTEEGMLPFEQADTNLTRRYKRVEALCRIEEIREMRQSGKTIPEIKALYNTTS
- a CDS encoding ComEC/Rec2 family competence protein, yielding MGIKRPFLWLLAAYIAGLAIYAANLPFVISVFISIIVLLGVMGWILYPAKRRYRLINYFFLLLLPVLFLVGYLQLEHVLLIPKADKDFKLKQNATAQGKISLIEETDNYIRVTITGAALTLDYKSSYSGLKLLVYVDDKKGLYTGNTVRVTGKVIKFTKASNPGQFDEYFYYKTKKYHYKFYADSITVINSNIDSYHQTLYTIRKRLTAIYDRLLSGKNAGILTAMMLGDTNNLDADIKELYRKNGITHILAISGLHISLLGLTLYKILRRLRLPLFASTAVTVFFLYSYGILTGFGVSTNRAVVMMAVYMAAVLAGRTYDLLSGTAFSALIILMQSPLEIMSAGFLLSFGAVIGIAAVYPALKNAISVIKGEQEQKGKQEQIGKQEQKGKQEQKGEQEQKGKQEQKGKQEQKGKQEQKGEQEQKGEQEQKGEQEQKGKFNSQKTNTKKRGYFESICSTTGNILMQTFLSSFSAQLMLLPILVWFFYEIPIYSLFINILIIPISSLLTILAFIAVLAGCIWIPAGAFMIGSVNYILEFYEAVCRIGVKLPGNSLLIGKPELLAVIIFYIILFFFVQCNRKKGRRNSLLLLLSIVILLVPFRAKNLEITFMDVGQGDGIFLKLPDGTNMFIDGGSSDVKNLGKYRLEPFLKYKGVKNIDYAVITHGDSDHYSGILEFLQADYKGDIRIRNLILPNVSFTGDSYLDLIKAAKEKGVKVSVLNRGDTMKNANVYLNCLWPDKELLQASGEASDTNSHSIVLSLHYLDFDLLFTGDLEGMGEKIVTEEIEEEKGRGGIIPLRYDILKVAHHGSKYSTGNEFLDAAAPALAIISCGVDNSYGHPHKETIDRLTNSKSVILQTKESGAVTVITDGRSIKILEYNR
- a CDS encoding SF0329 family protein, with translation MITIKIPWTKTRHILENDFLCDSLKGRVRYFATRYRHAHDEKGRICVLVDNQEVVNMPFQNENKIYTDAYERYEDCDKSLYQVTEEVIQEYHARGDFRPYDFGRSVDAYLGQSIHDSLNSEDLLVKMLAILDRRIGKRTLQKIKITVSAMPEWLQYFYKLRLESENML
- a CDS encoding YcxB family protein; this encodes MTYEYELNKQDYIDFNLNHINTSPTLKRSVMIRRFITPLIFFIFPPIFANTSDISVMEWYIVYTIVYILWAIFYPKQVKRRVINRTTKLLNEGNADDNFGKHIFKITEDGVVEFTKNNEFKCKRIENILETDQHIFIYINPHVAYIFPVRIFESSDEKENFLKELERFKIGKS
- a CDS encoding GerMN domain-containing protein; the encoded protein is MQELIRKLHENRIEKKLTLTFLLLLFGVFVIGGCSVKQKDSSKDEKGPFVYCIDQAETQIVKVKYTPTEKTKEKLVKEYLQALSTEPDDITLKRAIPDGTYVEKAVFSESGLSLYFNSAYSNLTGVTEVLARACIIKTLCQIDGVDDVAFYVGGQPLNGLNGNPEGFKNSDDFIDGSSAEDVYITVYYANEKGDRLVPSNLKVSYDGNMQPIEKTIIGALISGPVEANMKKSVPDGTQLLKVSTKDGICYVDFNEKFLNKVSGVKPEVVLYSVVNSLDELSTINKVQFTIDGSTKKTFQEDIPFDGLFERNLDLISGDK